The window GGTTAGCAGAGCGCCGACCAGCATAGCAGCGATAGCCAGCATGGTTGAGTTCGCCACAAAATGGCTGCCCACAATAATAATCAGCATTAAAGACACGATGGGGAAAAATGCCTGTCCTGCCGAAGGCAGAAGACTGCGGTCCTTAACTTCAAACAAGGCGGCATCTACTTTATCCGGATATGTCCAGTGCTCACCGGCTGACCTGGCTTTTTTCTCTGCATAATTCATGTAGAGCATGCACAGGGCAAAAGTGAACAGACTGGCTACAATGCCCAGTACCGGCGCGGCAGTGAGTGTGGTGCCAAGGAACTGAGTGGGGATTACATTTGTCAGAGCCGGCGTTCCAGGCAGGGAGGTCATAGTGTAAGTAGCAGAACCGGTGATAAGGCAGGCCATAGTAAGATGGCGCGGCAGATCAGCTTCTTTGAATAACAGGAACATAATAGGGCCAACCGCAAAGACCACCACAAACAGGCTCACGCCGCCATAAGTCAGAAAACTGATAATTAATGTGCTGACCAGCATGACTTTGGCTTTGCCAAACCAGTCAATAAACTTATTGCCGATGGTCGTGGCGCAACCGGAAAAATTCATCAGTTCAGCATACAGACTGGAGCTGGCGAAAAGCAGGGGATAAGTAGGCGCCGGTATAACCTGTCATATAGGAAGCAGCATAGCCATCCCATAGCGGGATACCGTTAGTGACTATAACCACAAGCGACGCAAGCAGAGTCAGCGGCAGAGCGCCCAGGCCTCTATAGGCGCCGACGATCAGTACCGCAACGGCAAGAATTAGCCCAATAACAGCTATAATGTTCATATGTCCCCTCCGTTCTTTAATAACACTGTACGATGGGTTCCGGCAAAGTCCCTTGTATTATTTCGCCCTGGCGATAATGTCATCAAATCTGATGAGATAACTAAAATCGTTTACTCCTTTTCTGGCCTCGGCTTCCTTGACAAGCTCGACCACTTTGTCGTTGAACGGGGTATCTATACCGCATTCCCGCCCATTTCGGCAGACGGCGCCATTGATATAGTCAATCTCGGTCTTTTTGCCTTTCTCCAGGTCCTGGAGCATACTGGCCTTATTGTTGTGGCGTCCCCAGACCCTCCGGTAAAACTCCATTTTCCCGGGGATATCAGCCTTGCTGCTGAGTTCCAGAGACTCCATGTCCTCTCCTTGCATTTTGACCATGCGGTAACCTTTGCCATGGCATACCTTAATGGTCTCATCTGCAATGTGCGCGATGCAGGTCATGGCCTTAGGATCGGCCAAAACATCGCGAAAACTGCAGTTGAGAGTGGCCGACATACCGCTGAAGGTAGCATTCATCAAAAGCTTAGCCCAGCGTATGCCCATAAGGTTGGTCAGTATCGTCGTCCCGCCGGCGGCGCTGAGAATATCTTTCACTTTTTCCAGCCGCGGTCGCAGGACACCATCTATCTCGCCGAT of the Acetonema longum DSM 6540 genome contains:
- a CDS encoding GntP family permease → MNFSGCATTIGNKFIDWFGKAKVMLVSTLIISFLTYGGVSLFVVVFAVGPIMFLLFKEADLPRHLTMACLITGSATYTMTSLPGTPALTNVIPTQFLGTTLTAAPVLGIVASLFTFALCMLYMNYAEKKARSAGEHWTYPDKVDAALFEVKDRSLLPSAGQAFFPIVSLMLIIIVGSHFVANSTMLAIAAMLVGALLTYLLNMDKFKNKNMKEILTNGLDGGISGIGGLAGVVGFGTVVQSSAAFKAIVAWVLSLQMNPYVQGVLSTMVVSAVTGSSSGGLKIMYNAMAPNFINSGADLEIIHRLTAISADALDTLPHSPGLFLMFAVLGLNHKQAYKHVFACSTIVPLLITAVATAYAAFFL
- a CDS encoding ketopantoate reductase family protein encodes the protein MRTAILGAGALGIIIGALMARNGKQVDLIDSYKENVDALNTNGATVTGNLSLHQAVKALTPEQLTGNYDLVILLTKQTANQEALTQFLPHLHKESVVCTLQNGIPEESVASYVGRERTIGGAVGFGATWLRPGVSELTSTMEAVEKFAFEIGEIDGVLRPRLEKVKDILSAAGGTTILTNLMGIRWAKLLMNATFSGMSATLNCSFRDVLADPKAMTCIAHIADETIKVCHGKGYRMVKMQGEDMESLELSSKADIPGKMEFYRRVWGRHNNKASMLQDLEKGKKTEIDYINGAVCRNGRECGIDTPFNDKVVELVKEAEARKGVNDFSYLIRFDDIIARAK